CGAGTAAATCCGTGGCAATTGGCAATTATACAAATTTTCTTCATACACAATTGCCAGCGCAAGTGGAAAATAGACCAAGGAGTGCCGAGCCCCACCATGCTGTAGGATGGATGGGCAGCAGGAGGGGCATCCTGGCGCACGCTTCCGCTgttgccacggccacggtgATTGATGGTTTGACCTCCTCCAATGATGCGACAAAGTGGCAGCTCTATAAATGATTCAGCCAGAGAAGGGAAGGAGTTGAGTGGCGTGgagatggaaatggaaatggatcTGGTGTCAGGTCAAAGGTCTGCTGAACTTTAAATGTTTCAGCGACATTTACTTTTGGGCTTTAAGACATTTCATCAACCCATCAAAATACCAACAGAATACCAATAACTATTATACTATCTATGATATATATCATAAATACGTACGTATTGTATGTGTATTCGAAGCTAAAGACAATTTGGGTCCTAAAATACTACTGAAATTATCCACAATTTCGAATCTACCTACACATGTGGTATGGTTCCacgaatatacatacatatgtgcacaTTGTAATTGAACTATTTTCTTCGATTTTCTCTATCTATAGCTAGTTAGCTGAGAATATGTCCATTCTAAACTGATATGTCAAATATTCTATAATTGATTGATTTTCGCTCAGTGTACTTACTTTCATTTAGAAAGAGACATCAGCAACGGGAAGAAACTATCAGGAACCGCTTTCTTCCTCGCCTCCGAAGATTGAGCTAATGGCAGCACCGACAGACACAAGCATGTGGAAACACGAACAAACATGCGTAGTCCTGATGCATAGTGAGGGGGAAGGGGGGATGGGAAGTAGTGCCGGCAGGTGTCACAACAATGGCGCACGCTTTTCATGTACATATCAACCGATTCATCGCATTCCATTAGCACCATCCAAGTCCCGTCGTACTTTACGAATCCCAAATATTATAACTTCAAACGATTCTCGGTTCGTTTATTTATACAAAATTAGTTTACGCCCGACAACCAAGAACCACAACGGGCGAGGGGGAGACGCGAGCAACAAATATCATTTGCAGACACTTAAAAAGCGCTTTTGTGCGGCTGGCGTTATTATTTCAATAATTCTGAATGTTTTGGCGGCTCTTTGACGCACAAGTGGAGAGCGGACCAGCCAACAACTGCAGCGTGCGAATCGAGCGTGGAAACTAAGCGAATTAAAATCATTCGCGTTTAACTGCATGCCCAGAGATTTGTTTAAGCGTTTTTTGAGTGtttgctgtgtgtgtgcgggctgtgtaggtgtgtgtgtgtgcgttatTAATTGCAATTAATGTTCGGGCGTGGGTGCTATTGTTTTCTTTCAGTTTCCGACTGCGCGTAACGTTTCTTTTGAAAGTTTGAGCGCCCTCTGGCGGATATCGAAGCAACAGCTGGTATTCGATAACAAAATTCAAACAATATATCGAGATATCATATCTCCATTAAACTTTATATTGGCAAATATAAGCATTGTCTCTTAAATCTAAACCTCAGAAACTTCCGAACTCACCTTAACAATTAAACACTTGGTAAGGAGTCAGATCCTCGATCTCCTCCCCCGCCAGGGCCTTGATCTGGCACTGATGAACGAACAGCCCTATCTGTCGCACTGCAGTCGACCGATCTTCCGGGCTGAGGCCGTCCAGCAGCATCTGAGCCTTGGCCAACAGGCTCTTAATCGCGGGGGGACGTTGCTGCTCGTGTTGGAGCTGCGCCTGCGAACTCAATCTCGTCCGGATCATCGTAGGACAGCTCGAGATCGTTATCCTCCTCTTCATTATCTGTGCTGTAGGGGTAGTCGGCGCCCCAGATCTGCTCCCCATTCACAAAGCCGACGCTAGTCGGCTGCTTGTCGGGAACGCCAGTCTGATTGCTCGCCTTTGGTGGGCGTCCTCGCTTCTTCATATTCTCTATGACCAGGGGAACTCCCTTACGATAATGCTTGTCCAAGAAGAGCAGATCATTGAAATGCTTCCAGGTAATGGGCGTCGATTGATTAATCTGCTGGTTGCGGTACTCTCGCGCGAATCGTTCGCGCAACTTCTTCCAATGGTTGAAGCAGATCTCCTCTAAAGGGAAAGATTATAAGCTATATTAGTACCCATTCATTAGTACCCAGTCTAGCCACTCACCAGACACATTCAACCTCTCCGAGATTTCCCGCCAAGCCTCATTTTTGGCAGACAGGTTCTTGGAAATGCGTATCTGGTCCTTGTCATACAGAACGGGATGCATTTTGACCAGCTCAATCAGCTCGCTTAGTATATCATCTTTGCAGTCTTCCTCTTCGGCCTTAGGATTTTTATCATGTTCCGCATACAATCTGTAGTTGCGTTTCCTCCTCACTTTGGGCTCAAATTTAATCCCCTCCAGACTCTCGTGCCTGACCAGGCCGTGCTTGTAGTGGTCCTTGAGGAACAGCAGGTGCGGAAACATGTCCCAGTAAGTAGGCACTTCAGGGTTTTCCTGGAATCGACGAAACTCTTTTCCAAAGCGGTCCCTAATGCTCTTCCAACGTGTGATGCAGGCTCGCTCTGAGGCGCCAATCTTCTGGGATATGGTCTTCCATGCTGCGTCTTTCAGCGCTGCATTTTTCGCGCTGCGTGTACTGTCCTTGTCGTACAGGATAGGGCAGTTCTTTATTAACTTAATTAGCTCGCTTTCATccatttgttgttttaatttttaatcttagcagtgtgaccgcggatttatcgataaaatataccgtccgaccctcagaaatataccgaaacataccgccACATgtccaaaatataccgtaaatatactgtcGAATTCAAGttttattttacatattcctcgtttttgatattccgtcgaatattactagctatatagaacatttagccatgccatcATAATTGTATACCGTTTACGGTATTTTTAttacttttcggtatttttttaGGTCAAAATTGAACAGATGGTATATTTACtgtatatcggtatataatggtatattttgtcaatttcatcaatctattaaactTCATTTTCAACggtatatagaaatccaataaaagcaagtgtttaaaaAAAGCCAGTCAATTAGAAAATAGGTTcattaattggataaaattaaGTGGGCATGGCCAAATatcacggaatatcaaaatatCAATATCAATATGTAACATAGAACTTGAATCGGTATGTTTCTCACGGTCAGgccgtatattttatcgataaggGTCACACTGGATATCACCTACAAGACAAGACTTTACACCCACGTTTTGTCTTAAATTAAAGGTATTAACGCTCAAAACCCATTCCATAAAGCAAGAAAATCGTGTTAAAATAAACTCTTTTTTTTATCGGGTGAAACAGAAAAAGAGCACACATTTTTTGCAAGTGTCAGAGCGTTGCGGCTTTGTGTGTGTTGGAATTTTgtagtgt
The sequence above is a segment of the Drosophila miranda strain MSH22 chromosome 4, D.miranda_PacBio2.1, whole genome shotgun sequence genome. Coding sequences within it:
- the LOC108163496 gene encoding LOW QUALITY PROTEIN: uncharacterized protein LOC108163496 (The sequence of the model RefSeq protein was modified relative to this genomic sequence to represent the inferred CDS: deleted 1 base in 1 codon), with the protein product MDESELIKLIKNCPILYDKDSTRSAKNAALKDAAWKTISQKIGASERACITRWKSIRDRFGKEFRRFQENPEVPTYWDMFPHLLFLKDHYKHGLVRHESLEGIKFEPKVRRKRNYRLYAEHDKNPKAEEEDCKDDILSELIELVKMHPVLYDKDQIRISKNLSAKNEAWREISERLNVSEEICFNHWKKLRERFAREYRNQQINQSTPITWKHFNDLLFLDKHYRKGVPLVIENMKKRGRPPKASNQTGVPDKQPTSVGFVNGEQIWGADYPYSTDNEEEDNDLELSYDDPDEIELQAQLQHEQQRPPAIKSLLAKAQMLLDGLSPEDRSTAVRQIGLFVHQCQIKALAGEEIEDLTPYQVFNC